From Myotis daubentonii chromosome 15, mMyoDau2.1, whole genome shotgun sequence, one genomic window encodes:
- the MARVELD3 gene encoding MARVEL domain-containing protein 3 isoform X1: protein MEGTSGTREPRTRPRDPDRHPRQDRDRHPERQQDRHPERPRDRAEDRRREKRGGERRDGERDRGRDRDPHQDRRRVGDYRAGEQRVLEKPRQSRTRDGHRRPTWDAAPPPWPAPWETPESPPYRKEGTGRRGPESYSEPPSGLYLPSNPRPGREDVEYYQSEAEGLLECHKCRYLCTGRGVVQIVEVILNGMVLMCIVASYFVLAGFSASFASGGGFGNNYYSPFEGTELEQVRQLDQQYTVLRAPLIYGGVAVSLGLGVLTMGVLLQGAKSLTKLPRKWLVLEAAFSLLAAVGYCAGIGVFLHVALRINATDTCKRRERLYARKGLTWMNCQLAGTDGAAATFACLLVIMYGVSVVLALRSYREQKLYRDSQEQHRNYSEGPEYLWSGTL, encoded by the exons ATGGAAGGCACGTCAGGGACTCGCGAGCCCCGGACGCGGCCGAGAGACCCGGACAGGCACCCGCGCCAGGACCGAGACCGGCACCCCGAGCGACAGCAGGACCGGCACCCGGAGCGACCGCGGGACCGAGCGGAGGACCGGCGCAGGGAGAAAAGGGGTGGCGAGCGGAGGGACGGGGAGCGGGACCGGGGACGGGACCGAGACCCCCACCAGGACAGACGCAGGGTCGGGGACTATCGCGCTGGGGAGCAAAGAGTTTTGGAAAAACCCCGCCAAAGCCGGACGCGGGACGGACACCGGAGGCCCACCTGGGACGCAGCCCCGCCTCCCTGGCCCGCGCCTTGGGAAACCCCGGAGTCACCGCCCTACAGGAAGGAGGGCACCGGGCGCCGCGGACCGGAAAG TTACAGTGAACCCCCTTCGGGGCTATATCTGCCCTCGAACCCCAGGCCTGGACGGGAGGACGTGGAATACTACCAGTCAGAGGCGGAAGGACTCCTGGAATGCCACAAATGCAGATACTTGTGCACTGGCAGAG GTGTGGTGCAGATAGTGGAGGTGATACTGAATGGGATGGTTCTCATGTGTATCGTGGCTTCCTACTTTGTCCTGGCTGGATTCAGCGCCAGCTTTGCCAGTGGTGGCGGCTTCGGGAACAACTATTACTCACCGTTTGAGGGCACGGAGCTGGAGCAGGTCCGGCAGCTGGACCAGCAGTACACAGTCCTCCGGGCGCCCCTCATCTACGGCGGCGTGGCGGTGTCCCTGGGGCTGGGTGTCCTCACCATGGGTGTGTTACTCCAAGGAGCCAAGAGTCTCACCAAACTGCCAAGGAAGTGGCTCGTCCTGGAGGCCGCCTTCAGCCTCCTGGCCGCAGTGGGCTACTGCGCGGGCATCGGCGTTTTCCTCCACGTAGCCCTGCGGATCAATGCCACAGACACttgcaaaagaagagagaggctCTATGCCCGCAAAGGCCTCACCTGGATGAACTGCCAGCTGGCAGGCACtgatggggcagcagccaccttTGCTTGTCTCCTGGTGATAATGTACGGAGTCAGCGTGGTGCTGGCCCTCCGGAGCTACCGAGAACAGAAGCTCTACAGAGACAGCCAAGAGCAGCACAGAAACTACAGTGAGGGACCGGAGTACCTGTGGTCCGGAACACTCTGA
- the MARVELD3 gene encoding MARVEL domain-containing protein 3 isoform X2 gives MEGTSGTREPRTRPRDPDRHPRQDRDRHPERQQDRHPERPRDRAEDRRREKRGGERRDGERDRGRDRDPHQDRRRVGDYRAGEQRVLEKPRQSRTRDGHRRPTWDAAPPPWPAPWETPESPPYRKEGTGRRGPESYSEPPSGLYLPSNPRPGREDVEYYQSEAEGLLECHKCRYLCTGRACCQMLEVLLNLLILVCSSVSYNSTGGYTGIASLGGIYYYQFGGAYSGFDGADGEKAQQLDIQFYQLKLPTVTAAMAYGGALMAFCCLLIALGVLRVPWHCPLWLLIEGSLDMLIAGAYVPALYFYFHALLAAYASPVCKEREALYESKGYRGFSCTLHGGDIGAGIFAALGIGVFAMGAVLAFRGYRKVRKLKEKPAEMLGF, from the exons ATGGAAGGCACGTCAGGGACTCGCGAGCCCCGGACGCGGCCGAGAGACCCGGACAGGCACCCGCGCCAGGACCGAGACCGGCACCCCGAGCGACAGCAGGACCGGCACCCGGAGCGACCGCGGGACCGAGCGGAGGACCGGCGCAGGGAGAAAAGGGGTGGCGAGCGGAGGGACGGGGAGCGGGACCGGGGACGGGACCGAGACCCCCACCAGGACAGACGCAGGGTCGGGGACTATCGCGCTGGGGAGCAAAGAGTTTTGGAAAAACCCCGCCAAAGCCGGACGCGGGACGGACACCGGAGGCCCACCTGGGACGCAGCCCCGCCTCCCTGGCCCGCGCCTTGGGAAACCCCGGAGTCACCGCCCTACAGGAAGGAGGGCACCGGGCGCCGCGGACCGGAAAG TTACAGTGAACCCCCTTCGGGGCTATATCTGCCCTCGAACCCCAGGCCTGGACGGGAGGACGTGGAATACTACCAGTCAGAGGCGGAAGGACTCCTGGAATGCCACAAATGCAGATACTTGTGCACTGGCAGAG CCTGCTGCCAAATGCTGGAGGTTCTCCTGAACTTGCTGATCCTGGTCTGCAGCTCTGTGTCTTACAATTCCACGGGGGGCTACACGGGCATCGCCAGCCTGGGGGGCATTTACTATTACCAGTTCGGAGGGGCTTACAGTGGTTTCGATGGCGCTGACGGGGAGAAAGCGCAGCAGCTGGACATCCAGTTCTACCAGCTCAAGCTGCCCACGGTCACGGCAGCAATGGCCTACGGCGGAGCCCTCATGGCTTTCTGCTGCCTCCTCATCGCCTTGGGCGTCCTGCGGGTCCCGTGGCACTGCCCCCTGTGGCTGCTGATCGAAGGCTCGCTGGACATGCTCATCGCCGGGGCATACGTGCCCGCTCTGTACTTTTACTTCCACGCGCTGTTGGCCGCCTACGCCTCTCCCGTGTGCAAGGAGCGGGAGGCGCTGTACGAGAGCAAAGGCTACCGCGGCTTCAGCTGCACTTTGCACGGGGGAGATATAGGCGCTGGCATCTTTGCTGCCCTGGGCATTGGGGTCTTTGCCATGGGGGCCGTGCTGGCCTTCAGGGGTTACCGCAAGGTCAGGAAGCTCAAGGAGAAGCCTGCAGAAATGTTAGGGTTTTAG